tagatAGTAGAAACAATACGCAATCGTGTATAAACCCATTACAACGTCATTGTAAAGTTAGAaactttgtaaatatatttcgcGACGATCGTCAAATAGGAATCGGGATGAATCGCCTCGTTTCTTAAAATCGTACGACCAAATTCCTTCATactgtatattatatacttgtacattatcattatctatacgcattgtatatatatatatacgcacacacacgcatgtcatgtgtgtatatatatatatatatatatatatatatatatatatataaaaataacgttattatgagCGATATTTATGAgaatgtgaatatatatagttaGTTAGATAATTTGTGtacaaaagaaattcttaGTCTTAGGATACAAAAATTAGGATAGAATTCGTTGACGCCACTCGCCGCGACGCGAGAAAGGCTCGAAAATAAGGAATTTGATCGTACGTGCGTTTATTCAGTCTTTTTTCGTTgttgaaaatttcaatgttaCAATAGTGGGAGTGCGCGTAATGGTCGACTTCTCCTCGTGAGCGCAGATTTAAACAgggtatataaaaatagagagaactGTGCGGAAAGCGAAAAGAACGGATGTAAGGTCGAATTTCGTGGAGCAGGGAGCCGTAGCTCGATGTGTTCGAAATAATGGCGGTTCTTCTTTTAGATCCGGCATTGTCCTCGCGCCCAGTGGCTCTTTCCAAAGTGACCGCTTTTGGTGGGCTACGTACGGTGCGAGCGGACCAAGAAAAACGGAAATTTCTTCTCACGAATTTCTTCCATCTTCgcgttcttttttaattttccgccttcttccctctttcctAGTTGcacgacttttttctttctcgcgaggatgttttcatttttccatttattttttatttttcatttttctttaagtctttatccttttgtgtctgtgtatgtgtgtgcgtgcgtgcgtgcgtgcgtgttcGTTCCATTTTGACTTTATTATCGTGCTCTctcactcctctctctctccccccgaTCGATCTCCAttcgatcggtcgatcgaAACGAGGtattgtagatatatattaaacgtgAAAATTCAGACATTCGCGGCACATACCAAAGCGCGATAATGCAGCTTTATTTCGCACGCGTTCTTTACGCCAAGTCGCATCTTGTTTTTCTACGTTTTATGTAGACTTACTGCTGTAAAGTTGTAGTAGGCGTAAAGAAGAGCGTGTACGCGAGGAAAGAACGAGGTGGTTCGTTAGATTAATCGTACGTTAGGCGAAAAATGTTTGGTGGATCTTCGAAATCGCAACTCGGAGATCATGGTATTGAGATTCCTATGTGCTTCGAGCGGCGTCGTATTCAATTTtccttttgtattatatagttctaattaaagaaaatgtattcgCGAATCGACGCGAAGCGATGCCAGCTCGAAGACGCCTCTCAGCGCGCGACGAGTTCAaaggaaaatacaaaaatcctagttaatttaattaatttatgtataatacgCACGTATCAGTGCGTATGTAGGAAGGAGACGAATacttaacaaaaaaagaaacaaaatcagTGGTATAAATTCGTGTTCACGGATCATTTTTTCCGTGGGCCACGCAAGCAATAACAGGCAAGGCCTTGCGAACATTGAAATGCCTACTGTTTCGATGCGATAGAAACGCTTCAAACTATTCATTGCAGTATTACTAAATGTATACAGATTTTAAGATAACACACGATCGACACTTCGGCACACCGGGCCCCAACATGCGTACTCGATcacatttacacacacacacacacacacacacacatcttaCATGCACTTCAAACACACACTCGTACACAGGATAAGGATAAAGACTGTAAATAGTTAGCacgtaattgatattataggcGACGAAACCTATTAacatcaaatttatttatagtaaATTTTCCGAAACATATACTCGACTGCTTTCTTTACGAAAACCATCAAAAAATCCTCGATCCtaattcttataaatacatatatatattacaaacgaAATTAATGGCCAATTGACACACTTGTTCGTTTGATTTTATTCCTGCGAAAATCTTgcattacataataaataagttttcaaagataaagaaaacatgaattaaattgaattaaactgaaaaaaaaaaaaaaatgaaatataaggAGCGGACAGTTGTGGAACGaatattatacgaatataatttatcgttcgcggtcgataatttaatttttataattttatttcttactttttattcttacattCAAAGctgataatcgataattatacaTTATGGATTGGTTTTAAACGATTCCTTGGAACGCTGGCCGCTACTGAATCCTTGTATGAAATTTAGTTAatgttaattgaaaattatagcTAGATAACACAGGAAATTCCATCGATATTCGATCGGGGAAATAACAGTCTTTCgtgtacgataaaaaaagaatattcattCCGGGTTTTCTGACAAATGCGATGAGAGTAGGTGTTTTTTCAAGTCACCCATATTTTTTGGCTTTACCGAACACTCGTGgcattttaattctttatttaaatatttttgtgcCATCGTAGGACTTATCTTTTTAAGTTCCCCGTTTTCTTTCAGTTGTTTACATAATTCTGTAAAGAAAATACGTTTAGCAAATCCGTTTAGCAAATTCGTTGAAGCGATAGCGATAGCTTCGATTTAcctttcgaagaaataaagaacggCGTCGTGAAACTATTCCAATGATGCTTCGTTTTTAAACATGGACTGTTAAAATCCGTACTAATCACATGTAAATGCATTCTTTGCATACTTGGCAAAGCATGATACCCGATACtgcaaatataaagaaatattagctAGAGTTATGGAGTATAgttatagaataatttttcatttgactTTTCTCATACAGGAACTTGTGTCCAGAATGTTTTTTAGTTAGTTCTTTCGCAACATCATCCATATGCCGTAGAAGATTCTCATGATTCTTTTGGATCTTCCAAACTGTAGAGATGTTTTCTTTCGGTAAAACTAAATAATGGAATCTTGCTTTTGGATATTTATCTTTGATAACAACTATGCTATCGTCCTCGATAACTTTAAGAGTTGGATCTTTCATAGAATCGAGTAAGCCTAACGACCAATGATTCTTTTTTGGTAAACTAGCTTTTAGGCCTTTgcttaaattctttttacgatTCATTATTCCTTCCGTCGTTCTATCAATAAAAGTCGATTTATCATCCTATATACGTACGTTCATAATACGTTTGTTAAGAAGctggaaaaaagagataatatttaacaGGTTATAATAGCGtgagtaaaaattaaatataggttaagaaaaatataatgaaataggCAAGTTTTTCGTTTTGAAACATTCAAACATAAAGTTACAAGCAAGGACATTAGATTTTTAggttataatagaaatgacgAAAAGAGAAGCAATTTTCTTACCATAGTATGGCGAATAGAATCAACAAGATCGGTGTATGCACGTATATTTCAGCTAAGATAATCCATCTATTTGAAGAATCACATAGTtgatttaacaataatttttcagATTCAAGCGAAATctaacatatatgtacgtatacgagagagaggaacatacatatctacgtataGTAGAGAAATGGTCAGAAGTAATGCGTGTCGAAGCtttcgtatgatataatataaaagtgcGACGAGttcaaagattttcttttgattttttaacgattacaacgtaATCGAAAACAAAATGTTTTCTCATCGTCGTGAAATTGATCAAAACGATacgttaaatgaaaataattctacgTGTTTCGTCGATAGGTTAAGATTTTCTTggttagaaagaaataatcgttcgactaattttatatttatttatttactcaaATGGAAGGCAATCGACAAATTtgcaacaaataaaaataaataacactcTCTCTAGCAATAATTACGTGATCGGTTACTTAAAAgtacgttattataataaattcaaagataCATAACAAAATCcgtatctttctttcgtatgCGCATAGAAAATATGTTTTCGCTCGATTGTATTCAGTTTTTCAATGCGACAGCAAAATTTATCATTCATGCAGCATCCTCTCGTTTACTCGTTCGATCTTTCTTTCGGTCTTTCTCCGTTTACcttgctttttctctctctctctctctcttgcgcgcgcgcgctatACAAACGTTCTCTCATTCGCGCACTCTCTCATTTTACTTATCTCTATACCAAGCAAATTTCTCTGTACACAATCgttcatacatttatattttttcgctcacgcttttattctctcttttgtctCTACGTACGACACACGTACGACAAATACGAAGAGATTCATGTACGCTTTAATGCGGACTATCAGATTCGCACAGCCTGAGAAAATCAATCGATCATCGGATAAATTCATGATTAACGATTcgaaattgaattgaattaattatttatacagaaTAAGGATCGACGCattgagaaaggaaaaaaaagaaagtaatgcTCGCCGCTTATTTATCAAGAGTCATCGTTCGTTGTTTCTTCTTCACTGTATTTTCCGTCCCAACACGAAAAGAATCATTCTCGTTCGTTCGGATAGGCCTTGCGAAGTAACGAATGATGATATAGCGCGACGATAGTGACGAGACGATTATGACGATTGCAATGATCGTtacacataaataaatatacatatacgcaaTGGCAAGGGAAATTTGGCACATTTAAATTTACGTTATTCACCAATACCATGTTCCGTTTGCCTcgcaagaaaagaagaatttggTCGTGCGGTAAATTTAAATGCAAAGAAATGTAATGTAAACTTCCTGATGTGACGCTATTGTCGATAACGTTCGCTACGAAAGAACAGAAATATCAACCAAATGAAATCAGTTTGACGATTATTAGTTAAATGCACTGATTATATTATAGTCTAATGGCGTAATCGCCACTTCATCGATCTCAAAATCGCGCGGcgattcaaaaaaagaaaaaagaaaaaaaaaattaatgaaaaagctTCTAtgcacttttatttttctttcttttcttttggacttttttctttcgttctttttttctcctatccAATGCTTTTGCTTTCATATTCAACGCAGATAACGCGGAACATGGCGATGGTTCGAGGATCTCTGGATTGGAGCGAATCATTGGAATGTTAGCTGTTCTCCGTTACACGGTGGCAACGACATTTACTAGTGCCAAGACGTATTTTTCTTAGTGAATACTTTTCGTCAtttgctctttcttttctttcgaattccCACGTATGGACcattactctttctttcccttctctcgCTCATTCTCAgcgtatatttatgtatacatgtacttatgtatatatgtatagacatAGACAATTTTTCGTATCGAGAATGTAAGggaagaaagattaaaagcAGCGATTTCCAATTTATTATCCGATCGATGTAAAATTTGGGGTTTTCAATAACTATTAGCAccgttaatttattatactttgatAAGATTCAAACATTCTTTTCTCAACGTATACATTCACGCCTATTGACACTCATCCACGCGTTTTTCtcgtattacatttttttccttttcaaaaaTCCATACACATGCATAGCAGcacccactctctctctctctctctctctcttcctctcacaCTCTCATCTTCCTCTCACACTCTCATCTTCCTCTCCGCATTACCGAGGCGAGCGGCGCGATCCCGTTGTATCTTTACGTCGTCGCCAGGAAGCTGCACTTGTCTCGGCGAGACCAGTAGCAGTACGCTTGAGCTTTGAAAACAATTGAGAGTTATTCGACGTATTCGGTAAAAAAACGAGCTAACTTGTTTGTATGTCGTGAAAATAACTCCATCGACAACGACGTTACTATCGACGAAATTATGTATAATGTCAGCCAAAGATGATTTTCTATTTGACGTACGCTATATGGTCTTATCAAGTACCTCCTATCGTGATAAGCAAGAAAGATGTCGGACTCTCTAAATCTAAGTGCTTGGAATGCGGTCTTGATCGTCCTCGTCGAAATGATAGAATCATAAAAACTGCAAGCAATTTACTTTATCCTCAAGTAAAGAGGGTACTCTTAGGACTCGTGATTggaataatgtttattatttttatacaatgaGAAGATGCATCTAATTTCCATAACTATTGTGATAAATTGAAACGATGCGAGAAAGCAAAGCGGGATtaagaaattgaatgagatagTAAACGTGATTAATAGCACAAGCAGAGATCATACGGTAATGTATTTGGAATCAGAAAACATCATTGATGCGACTAATGAACCTCTGGCTGAACAACCCGTTGCACCTATTCTCGGAGCTTACTCTATTTCCACAAAGatgtttttgatttttatgaaaacacCATTGATTTTCGTGAGCCAACCGAAGTTCCCAGAACGAGCTCAAGATTCGAGCTGGTACGAGAGGCCGGCAGCTTTGGGTTCGAAATCTCATTCTAGTTTGTCATGAGTGTTTAGAAACATGGAATGTcataaaacaacaacaatcaaagagaagaaaaaaatgaaaaaggaaaagcgaGAGAAAATATCATTTGGGAAAGAAGCTGAAGGAATCGCGCCAAGCCGCGACCTCGGTAACGGGACCATGCCCGTTGCTACTACAAAGCAATTCGTACTTTCcacatataatattacagaTTAAAGTATGTGTACCTTCTAACATCACATGCTCTGGCTTAGAAAATATCGCAATTGCGCCGCTGAAAGTCGACCGATTCGTGCGTTTCAAGGAACACGTTCGACTCTCAGAGACAGGGgcgcgcgtgtatatatatatatatacatacatatatatgtgtgtgtgtgtgtatatatatatatatatatatatatatatatgtatgtatataaggtattataatttacatatataagtatctATCTAACGTATGTATACCTTTacaattattcatttaattatattaaattctcgTAAATGTAATTATGCAGTTTTGTTACGATTGATTACAGTTTTTTGAGGGAGAAGGATAGGGAAAGAGTACAAACGAGAAGGACGTATAGATAGTACTTCCCGTGTCTTCTGCATTTTTTTGCACACACGCTAATTTGCGATTATTAAAACTCAAGCAACACACGACCGTAGACTGGATAGAGTACGAACTACATATCTAAAAACGTCGTAAGAAGACTCTTTGGAGAATTTTGAAAACATTCGTCTCGTTGTCTTTGCTTCCGCTCGTATTTAGAGCCGATATCGttttgaaatcgtgaaataccGCGTCCAATTAGCTAGAGAAACCAACTCGGTAAGGCggttcattttaattatttttatcgcgaTAGGATTCGTGATATCGTATGGAAGAACAACGATTATGTGCGttgacatatttttttttgctcttgttttttctgtttgtttctttttagcGACGAAGACCGAGGAGTGTACACGCTGTAAGAAAAGTCCACCTCGATCGTCCACCTAAGATATGCTTCTCTCGACTTTCGATTCAGGAACGATTCACTTTAGAATCGTTCACTTATCGTTACGATCAGATATAAGTTCTTCGGCGCGAAGCATCCGAGCGTATCGACAAAGTCAGGCTCGTTATTCGGCCACGATTCGTTCAGAACGAATACCGTGGTGACACCTACCACTCGGTACAATTTTTGCACGacatgtgcgtgtgcgtgtgcgtgtgtatgtgtgtgtgtgcgcgtgtgcgtGTTTgcgtgtgtgtctgtgtgggtgggtgggtgtgTGTATTCGCATTACACTCGTGTCCAGACGCGATGTACGTGGTGCCAAGATTAGTAGTCCATGCCTCTTGTTCGTTAACATTTAAGTACACAAAGTTGAGTTTCGAGAATGAATCTCGGGCTAGGTTGCAAAGTCTACTTTGTCCCACGTTAGAGAGAGTTCGGAGGACATCTTAAAGTCCGAATCTTCCATGTTAAAGAGATCGAAGGGATCCTGACTACTTGCCAGCAGCGGATCGTAAATATCCGTTGCCGAGGATAAGGATGTAACGTGTGGAACAACCGATTGTTGAATCGACATGGGCGTAGATGAGGGCGGCGACTGAGGCATCAAGGAATCCAACCAGTCGGGATCGTCCATGTCCATCGGCATGTCCGCTATATCCATAAGTTCGTTGGAAGATTCCATTTTAACTCCTAGGCCACAGTCGAGTTGACCAAAGTCCATAGTACCCAATGTTTCCAGATCCAATCCCAGTTCCTATCAAGCAATATTTTAATTCGGATATAGCTTCGAAATatcaatcaattaaataaCTTAGGACGCAACCTACTTTAAGATCCAAGTTTGCGTTATCCGATGATGTGACCTCTTGCGGTGGTTGTGGATCCGGCGAGGCCTCCTGCACCGATTGAGGACTCAGTAGCATAGCTGCGTCCAAATCATTATCCGAATTCAATAGGTGCGTTCCGAACGAAGATATATCTTCTTGTTGTTGTAATTGCTGCAACGAAGTAGGTAATTGAATGGAAAAGGTTGCCAATGGTAAAGGTGGAGGCGGTGGCGGTGCAGACGCCGCAGTCGAACTAGACGCCGATACCGATGTCGATGCCGATGTCGACGCCGACGGACTAGGGCAACCGCTTTGTGAGACCTCCATGGCCATGGGGCTGATCGGACTGATAGGACTAGCAGCCGTGAATACTAAAGATTGAGTTGGACTGTCCGCTGGCGCGGTAAATACCAAATTCTGTTGGAGCTGACGATTCGGTGTGGTAGGCGTAGCCGGATCCTGTGCCGCGCTCGGTGGAAGTTCTCCGTTTTTAATGAGAATTTCCAATACATCGTCGACAACTTGACTCTTAATATGACTCTTTTGAACCGGTTCTATCTTGACCTAAACGTATAAGCAATTTTAGAGGATGCCGAATCGAAAGAAATGGTCAAATAAAATGGcaattaatcgaaattataCCGACCTTCAATAATTTGGCTGCCTCGTCGTATTGAGGCGGCGGTGGTTTACCATCCTCCGTGCTGCTCgcttgctgttgctgttgttgagCTTGGGCTTGCGCGACTAGAGCACCGAGCAACGATCCGTTCAATTTGGCCGGTTTGGCTAGATTCAAAACTATCGCGGTAGGTATTTGAACGGTGGTACTATTCTTAGcttgatttttcttattgttaattgcCGTGAGCGCTGCGGAATCTAGAATGGCAGTCGCATTGTTCGGCTGCGTCTGTAGAAAAGCAGCCAAACTGGCTTTCGCATTGAGATGCTGGAACGTCGCATGTTGTTGCTGCATTTGCTGCTGAGACTGTTGATGAttttgctgctgttgttgttgctgctgctgctgttgctgttgttgctgttgttgttgctgctgttgctgcagGTGTTGCAATTGTTGCAAATGTAAAGCCAATTGTTGCTGTTGCATCTTGCTCTGTATATGCTGTTGCAACACCAGCTTCTCGGCGCGAACAGTTGCGGGCTGAGTTTGTCGAATTTGTTGAAGTTGTTGTTGGGATTTATACAACTCCCGTTGCAACTCTTCTATCCGTTTCCTTTGCTCTTTGATGATATCGTCTCCTGAAACACGAACTGCATCGTAAAAACACCCACGTGCGTCGTCTTTCGAAGCCGGAGTGATATCGTCCGAGAGTCGCGCCGAAGGCgcgcaaagaaaagaaattattgttcCGCCGTTTGGACGAGGTAAAAGCGATGCgagagataataacgagaggGATACCTGGTGGGCTCGACGGATCCTCGTGTTCGCTGCCATGAGGCGAATCGGTCCGCGGGCTATTCGGCTCGTCCTTGACAATCGAGCTAGGGCTCTTTGCTTGCGAACTAGATTCGTCGGACGTCATAGGACCGGGCGTGTCCATTAATATATGGCCCATGTGCGTAACGTGAGGTCCGTTAGAGTTACAAGTCGAATTCCCGCTGGATGATTCCGTGAACGGCTTTAGCCGTTCGATTAACTGGGGCTTAGAACCCGAGACTGGGAGATTGCGTCGCTTTAACTCGACTTTGAGATCGCTCACTGAAGAAAATAGCCAAGGAAGTTGAGAAGGAACAAATcgaagaagaatattttttcgagTATTTACCTTTCATGTCTTCCAACTTGCCCAAGGGCCTGAGCGGTGGTTGCTCGGATGGATTGTTCGAGGAATTCGAGGGCGCAGGACTCGGAGCATTCGCGCTGCTCCCGCTAACACTTCCGGCATCGCTGGCACCGCTGCTTGTAAGAGACAGCGGCTTCTGCGCGGCTGGCAATATAATCTGAGGATACTacgggaaagaaagaaagaaagaaagaaagaaagaaagaaagaaagaaaggaaggaaggaaggaagaaagaaagaaagaaagaaagaaagaaagaaagaaagtaagaaagaaagaaagaaagaaaggaagaaggaacgagagaaagaaagaaaaagaacaaaaaaaattattttccataagTTAATTTTTGCGCTTTCCATTGCTCGCTCGTTTCTCCGAACGAGAATTGAGTAATATTCGTAGAGAGAAAGCGTAAGTGTGACGTGTAAGTAAGCGTTCGAGCACATGCATGTCAGTAACGGACATCGTATTATCGCGTGTAGTATCGGTTCGGTATGTGTGTTGTACCTTGTGCTGCCATTCGAGCTGCCACTGAAGGAATAGCTGTTGTTGCTGCAGGAGCAGCTCGTAGCTCGTCTCGCCGGGCGGCGCCGAGCCGAGACCGGGGGGCGTAGACGAAACCGACGTCTTTTGTGCATTTGGCGGACCCTGCCACACAATTATCGCATCGCTCATTAGTCGTGGTTAATCGTTGTTAATCGTTGTTATATCTTTTCTAGACAGGCGATCGATCGAGAACGCGCTTGGAACAGAAGCGGAACTTGCCGAAGTCGAACGTACGATGATACTTAAAGAATCATGCTCGCGAGCattagaggaaaaagagaaagagagagagagagagagagagagagagagagagagagagagagagagagagagagagagagagacgccaGTGAACGTAGGCACGCACCGTTTACGAGTGATAAATGATACATCGCGAATATTCTCTCTCCGCGCTCTCATTTGCACGGCCGTATCATTCTCGACAGGGGCGCGCTTTCACGCAGGAAAGAGAACAGTGCGGGAGAGGGA
The genomic region above belongs to Vespa crabro chromosome 2, iyVesCrab1.2, whole genome shotgun sequence and contains:
- the LOC124421989 gene encoding aprataxin; amino-acid sequence: MNRKKNLSKGLKASLPKKNHWSLGLLDSMKDPTLKVIEDDSIVVIKDKYPKARFHYLVLPKENISTVWKIQKNHENLLRHMDDVAKELTKKHSGHKFLIGYHALPSMQRMHLHVISTDFNSPCLKTKHHWNSFTTPFFISSKELCKQLKENGELKKISPTMAQKYLNKELKCHECSVKPKNMGDLKKHLLSSHLSENPE